One stretch of Limnohabitans sp. DNA includes these proteins:
- a CDS encoding ABC transporter ATP-binding protein, whose protein sequence is MLKIDNLHAYYGKSHVLHGVNFDVKPGEIVALLGRNGSGRSTTAKAIMGLVECQGRIDWKGQSIQGKKAFEIAHQGLGYVPENREIFPKLTVHQNLQLGQKRSGQNGRWSFEDMFNMFPRLKEREHTEAGVLSGGEQQMLTLCRTLMGDPDLIIIDEPTEGLAPKIVELVGQFLQSLKTRGVSVLLIEQKLTIAMNISDRALVMGHGSIVFDGTPDELRANSYIRKEWLEV, encoded by the coding sequence ATGTTGAAGATTGATAACCTGCATGCCTATTACGGCAAAAGCCATGTTCTGCATGGCGTCAACTTTGATGTGAAGCCGGGTGAAATCGTGGCCCTCCTGGGGCGCAATGGTTCAGGTCGATCAACCACAGCCAAAGCCATCATGGGTTTGGTCGAATGTCAAGGGCGAATCGACTGGAAAGGGCAGTCCATTCAAGGCAAAAAAGCCTTTGAAATTGCCCACCAGGGTCTGGGTTATGTCCCCGAAAACCGGGAGATATTTCCCAAATTGACTGTGCACCAGAACTTGCAGTTGGGACAAAAGCGCAGTGGTCAAAATGGAAGGTGGTCGTTCGAGGACATGTTCAACATGTTTCCCCGCCTGAAAGAGCGGGAGCACACCGAAGCCGGTGTTCTGTCTGGGGGTGAACAACAAATGCTCACCTTGTGTCGAACCCTGATGGGCGATCCTGACCTCATCATCATCGATGAACCTACTGAAGGTTTGGCGCCCAAGATCGTGGAGTTGGTGGGGCAATTTCTGCAAAGCCTGAAAACCCGAGGTGTGTCGGTGCTGCTGATTGAGCAAAAGCTGACCATCGCCATGAACATCTCTGACAGGGCATTGGTCATGGGTCATGGCAGCATCGTGTTTGATGGCACACCCGATGAACTGAGGGCCAACAGCTACATCCGTAAGGAATGGCTGGAGGTGTGA
- a CDS encoding ABC transporter ATP-binding protein, whose amino-acid sequence MSYALELKAVRKNFGKTEIIRGVDLAVNAGERVAVIGPNGAGKSTLFNLISGRFGPTSGDILLNGQRIHNKTPYEINRMGLSRSFQITNIFPKLSVFENLRCALLWSLGYKYTFFKFLSGLKDANERTDQLLDMIRLHKKRDVLAMNLTYAEQRALEIGVTIAGGADVILLDEPTAGMSKSETSRFIQLIKEVTVGKTLLTVEHDMGVVFGLADKIAVVVYGEVIAFDTPEAVRANPKVQEAYLGSPVADGQAGVH is encoded by the coding sequence ATGAGTTACGCCCTTGAACTCAAGGCTGTACGCAAGAATTTTGGTAAAACCGAAATCATTCGCGGTGTGGATTTGGCGGTCAATGCAGGAGAGCGCGTGGCGGTCATCGGTCCCAACGGCGCCGGTAAATCGACCTTGTTCAATTTGATCAGCGGACGTTTTGGGCCAACATCCGGTGACATTTTGCTCAACGGTCAACGCATTCATAACAAGACACCCTATGAAATCAATCGCATGGGCCTGTCACGCAGTTTTCAAATCACCAATATCTTTCCCAAATTGAGTGTTTTTGAAAATCTGCGCTGCGCCTTGCTGTGGAGCCTCGGCTACAAATACACCTTCTTCAAATTCCTGTCTGGTCTAAAAGATGCCAACGAACGCACGGACCAGTTGCTGGACATGATTCGGCTGCACAAAAAGCGTGATGTCCTGGCCATGAACCTGACTTATGCCGAACAAAGAGCACTCGAAATTGGTGTCACCATAGCAGGTGGTGCCGATGTGATTTTGCTGGACGAACCCACTGCGGGCATGAGCAAAAGTGAAACATCCCGATTCATCCAACTCATCAAGGAAGTCACGGTAGGCAAAACACTGTTGACGGTCGAACACGACATGGGTGTGGTTTTTGGATTGGCCGACAAAATAGCGGTGGTGGTCTATGGCGAAGTGATTGCTTTTGACACGCCTGAAGCGGTCAGGGCCAATCCCAAAGTACAGGAAGCCTACTTGGGCTCACCTGTGGCTGACGGTCAAGCGGGAGTTCATTGA
- a CDS encoding branched-chain amino acid ABC transporter permease — translation MAAVYKFKPYNVGRWVIWSAFALLLVFAPLVFTSNLSITMLAQMGIAIIACLSYNMLLGQGGMLSFGHAVYTGLGSYMAIHALNAVTGGKLHIPVSLLPIVGGLAGMGFAILLGWVTTRKSGTPFAMITLGVAELVFAMSLMFSEFFGGEAGVSGNRVTGEPFFGITYAQQIQVYYLIAIYTFVCVALMYAFTQTPLGRILNAVRDNPERVEFIGYNTQRVRYSAFIISGFFAGIAGGLGALNFEIVTAEVVGAARSGAYLLFTFLGGATFFFGPIIGGMLMVIAFVLLSELTKAWLLYLGLIFLFMVMYAPGGIASLIMMNLRVAMFGKFRQIWTSYLALGLTAMVMLAGAGAMIEMVYHLQLNSALGDTVKFMGISLNAKGLDSWFGSAFVMFTGLGLFELVRRQFAQDWGRIQTEIEKEIKRRETAV, via the coding sequence ATGGCTGCTGTTTACAAATTCAAACCATACAACGTCGGTCGTTGGGTCATCTGGAGCGCTTTCGCCTTGCTGTTGGTATTCGCGCCTTTGGTGTTCACCAGCAACTTGTCGATCACCATGTTGGCGCAAATGGGCATTGCCATCATTGCCTGCCTGTCCTACAACATGCTCTTAGGTCAGGGCGGCATGCTCAGCTTTGGCCATGCGGTTTACACCGGGTTGGGCTCTTACATGGCCATCCACGCCTTGAATGCCGTGACCGGTGGCAAGCTGCACATTCCTGTCAGTTTGCTGCCCATCGTGGGCGGACTGGCCGGCATGGGCTTTGCCATTTTGCTGGGCTGGGTCACCACGCGCAAATCCGGCACGCCCTTTGCCATGATCACCCTAGGTGTGGCTGAGCTGGTGTTTGCCATGTCGCTCATGTTCTCTGAGTTTTTTGGCGGGGAGGCGGGTGTCTCGGGCAACCGTGTGACCGGTGAGCCGTTCTTTGGCATCACCTATGCCCAACAAATTCAGGTTTATTACCTGATCGCGATTTACACCTTTGTGTGTGTGGCGCTCATGTATGCGTTTACCCAGACCCCATTGGGCCGGATTCTCAATGCGGTGCGCGACAACCCAGAGCGGGTCGAGTTCATTGGTTACAACACCCAGCGTGTGCGTTATTCGGCATTCATCATTTCCGGGTTTTTTGCTGGCATTGCAGGCGGCCTGGGCGCACTCAACTTCGAGATCGTGACCGCCGAGGTGGTCGGAGCGGCCCGTTCAGGCGCCTATTTGCTCTTCACATTTTTGGGCGGGGCAACATTCTTCTTCGGCCCGATCATCGGTGGCATGCTGATGGTCATTGCCTTTGTGCTGCTGTCGGAGCTGACCAAGGCGTGGTTGCTTTACCTGGGCTTGATTTTCTTGTTCATGGTGATGTATGCCCCTGGCGGCATTGCCAGTTTGATCATGATGAATTTGCGTGTCGCCATGTTTGGCAAATTTCGTCAAATATGGACCAGTTACCTGGCTTTGGGTTTGACCGCCATGGTCATGTTGGCGGGAGCCGGGGCAATGATCGAGATGGTCTATCACTTGCAGCTTAATTCAGCGCTGGGTGACACGGTGAAGTTCATGGGCATCAGCTTGAATGCCAAAGGACTGGACAGTTGGTTTGGTTCTGCCTTTGTCATGTTCACCGGCTTGGGCCTCTTCGAGCTTGTCCGTCGCCAATTTGCGCAGGATTGGGGGCGGATACAGACCGAAATTGAAAAAGAAATCAAACGCAGGGAGACTGCTGTATGA
- a CDS encoding branched-chain amino acid ABC transporter permease has product MEFFIISMLNGLSYGLLLFMLSSGLTLIFSMMGVLNFAHASFYMVGAYFGYTLSGWMGFWPALVIAPLLVGALGAVFERVTLRKVHPFGHVPELLVTFGLSYVLLELVQLVWGRTAVEFLPPEFLRSSAFTLINHSVDGLSFVWGAAPAEACTTADAAVRLVCSPFPATRGFMMLVAVLMLLSLWLLLTRTRIGLVIQAALTHPEMVESLGHNVPRVFMLVFGAGTGLAGLAGVIGGSTFVTEPAMAATVGSVIFVVVVVGGMGSLSGAFLASVLIGVIQTFAVAIDYSFLTLAKDMGWALSAATQENSFAKLTISQVAPILPYLFLVLILIFRPKGLLGTREG; this is encoded by the coding sequence ATGGAGTTTTTCATCATCTCCATGCTCAACGGTCTCAGTTACGGACTGTTGCTCTTCATGCTCAGCTCCGGCCTGACGCTGATTTTCAGCATGATGGGCGTGCTCAACTTTGCGCACGCCAGTTTTTATATGGTGGGCGCCTATTTTGGCTATACCCTTTCCGGTTGGATGGGTTTTTGGCCTGCTTTGGTGATTGCCCCTTTGCTCGTCGGTGCACTTGGTGCCGTCTTTGAGCGCGTGACATTGCGCAAAGTTCATCCTTTTGGCCATGTCCCCGAGTTGTTGGTGACCTTTGGCTTGTCTTATGTGCTTCTGGAGCTGGTGCAACTGGTTTGGGGGCGCACGGCCGTGGAGTTTCTGCCACCAGAATTTTTGCGCAGCTCAGCGTTCACCTTGATCAACCATTCTGTTGATGGCCTCAGTTTTGTATGGGGCGCGGCTCCGGCAGAGGCTTGTACAACGGCTGATGCCGCGGTGCGCTTGGTCTGCTCACCGTTTCCAGCCACACGAGGGTTCATGATGTTGGTGGCCGTGTTGATGTTGTTGTCCTTGTGGCTCTTGCTCACACGCACCCGCATCGGTCTGGTGATTCAGGCAGCTTTGACACACCCCGAGATGGTCGAATCCCTGGGCCACAACGTGCCCCGTGTTTTCATGCTGGTTTTTGGTGCAGGCACTGGTTTGGCTGGCTTGGCCGGCGTCATTGGTGGCAGCACCTTTGTGACCGAACCTGCCATGGCAGCCACTGTCGGCTCGGTGATTTTTGTCGTGGTGGTGGTGGGCGGCATGGGCTCTTTGTCCGGCGCTTTCTTGGCCTCGGTCTTGATTGGCGTGATTCAGACCTTTGCCGTCGCCATTGACTACTCGTTCCTGACTTTGGCCAAAGACATGGGCTGGGCCTTGTCTGCAGCCACCCAGGAAAACTCTTTTGCGAAACTCACCATTTCACAGGTCGCACCGATCTTGCCCTACTTGTTCCTGGTTCTGATCCTGATCTTCCGGCCCAAGGGCCTCTTGGGCACACGCGAGGGATAA
- a CDS encoding branched-chain amino acid ABC transporter substrate-binding protein codes for MKTTIRLIAATALAASAMGAYAQKGETVKIAWIDPLSGLMAPVGSNQLKSFQFFAEKFSKTNPAGVKFEVIGIDNKLSPAESLNALKAAMDQGVRYITQGNGSSVAGALIEAVNKHNERNPGKEIIFLNHSAVDPDFTNSKCSYWHFRFDADTSMKMEAMTTFMKDQKDIKNVYLLNQNYSHGHQMVRFAKENIARKMPDVKIVGEDLHPLAQVRDFAPYIAKIKASGADTVITGNWGSDLALLIKAANEGGYNGKFYTYYTGVSGTPTALGQGGAGRVYQISYNHYNMGGEMGKWMAEFKQKFNDDFYTGSVISIYSALGDAMAKAKSTDPVKVAAALSGLTFKSYHGEVQMRKTDHQLQQPLWMTVWQKADKKFPYSPENTGMTLAPVKEYPSFISSTPTSCQMKRPG; via the coding sequence ATGAAAACCACCATTCGTTTGATCGCGGCAACTGCACTGGCAGCCTCAGCCATGGGGGCGTATGCCCAAAAGGGTGAAACCGTCAAAATTGCCTGGATCGACCCCTTATCTGGTTTGATGGCCCCTGTGGGAAGCAACCAACTCAAAAGCTTTCAGTTTTTTGCTGAAAAGTTCAGCAAAACCAACCCGGCCGGCGTCAAGTTTGAAGTCATCGGCATTGACAACAAATTAAGCCCTGCTGAAAGCTTGAACGCGCTCAAAGCCGCTATGGACCAGGGTGTGCGTTACATCACCCAAGGCAACGGTTCGTCGGTGGCAGGCGCCTTGATCGAAGCCGTGAACAAGCACAACGAACGCAACCCCGGCAAAGAAATCATTTTCTTGAACCACTCTGCGGTTGACCCTGATTTCACCAACAGCAAGTGCAGCTACTGGCACTTCCGCTTTGATGCCGACACTTCCATGAAGATGGAAGCCATGACCACGTTCATGAAAGACCAGAAAGACATCAAGAATGTCTACCTGCTCAACCAGAACTATTCTCACGGCCACCAAATGGTGCGTTTTGCCAAGGAAAACATTGCACGCAAGATGCCCGATGTGAAAATCGTGGGTGAAGACCTGCATCCTTTGGCGCAAGTGCGTGATTTCGCACCCTACATCGCCAAGATCAAGGCTTCGGGCGCTGACACCGTCATCACCGGCAACTGGGGCTCTGACCTGGCTTTGCTGATCAAGGCGGCCAATGAAGGCGGTTACAACGGCAAGTTCTACACCTACTACACCGGTGTGTCCGGCACTCCAACCGCCTTGGGCCAAGGGGGTGCAGGACGTGTCTATCAAATTTCCTACAACCACTACAACATGGGTGGTGAAATGGGCAAATGGATGGCCGAGTTCAAGCAAAAGTTCAACGATGACTTCTACACAGGCTCCGTAATTTCGATCTACAGCGCTCTGGGTGATGCCATGGCTAAGGCCAAATCGACCGATCCGGTCAAAGTGGCAGCGGCCCTCTCGGGTTTGACGTTCAAGAGCTACCACGGTGAAGTGCAAATGCGCAAAACCGACCACCAGCTGCAGCAACCCTTGTGGATGACGGTCTGGCAAAAGGCGGACAAGAAGTTCCCCTACAGCCCAGAAAACACTGGCATGACCTTGGCTCCCGTCAAGGAATACCCATCGTTCATCTCCAGCACGCCTACCAGCTGCCAGATGAAGCGTCCAGGCTAA